In Choloepus didactylus isolate mChoDid1 chromosome 6, mChoDid1.pri, whole genome shotgun sequence, one DNA window encodes the following:
- the LOC119537386 gene encoding LOW QUALITY PROTEIN: olfactory receptor 8B8-like (The sequence of the model RefSeq protein was modified relative to this genomic sequence to represent the inferred CDS: inserted 1 base in 1 codon) has product MEIGNRSLVTEFILLGLTEXLKTELPLFFLFLGIYIVTVVGNLGLLTLIVLNHHLHTPMYYFLLNLSFIDLCYSSVITPKLLINFVLKMNIISYGGCMTQLFFYCFFIIAECYVLTVMAYDRYVAICRPLLYMVIMSLQVCSLLAAIVYVVAFIGAWAHTGCMLRLTFCNANTINHYMCDILPLLELSCTSTHISELVVFIIVGFAVGLPTLTIIVSYTFIISTILHIRSTEGRSKAFSTCSSHIIVVSIFFGSGAFMYLHPSSVLSMDQGKVSTVFYIIVVPMLNPLIYSFRNKEVKVALKKSLSRKTFPELKPY; this is encoded by the exons atggaaattGGAAACAGATCATTAGTGACAGAGTTTATCCTTCTGGGTTTAACAG TACTCAAGACCGAGctccccctcttcttcctcttcctaggAATCTACATTGTCACTGTGGTGGGCAACCTAGGCTTGCTCACTCTAATTGTACTGAATCATCACCTCCACACTCCTATGTACTACTTCCTCTTAAATTTGTCCTTTATTGATCTATGTTATTCTTCTGTCATCACCCCAAAACTGTTGATAAACTTTGTATTAAAAATGAACATCATCTCCTATGGAGGATGCATGACTCAGCTCTTTTTCTACTGTTTCTTCATCATTGCAGAGTGCTATGTGTTGACAGTGATGGCCTAtgatcgctatgtggccatctgtaggCCCCTGCTTTACATGGTCATCATGTCCCTTCAGGTCTGTTCTTTGCTGGCTGCGATTGTGTATGTGGTGGCATTCATTGGTGCCTGGGCCCACACGGGGTGCATGCTGAGGTTGACCTTCTGTAATGCCAACACCATCAACCACTATATGTGTGATATCCTCCCCCTCCTGGAGCTCTCCTGCACCAGCACTCACATCAGTGAACTGGTAGTTTTCATCATTGTGGGCTTTGCTGTTGGGCTGCCCACCCTCACCATCATTGTCTCTTACACTTTCATCATCTCTACCATTCTCCACATTCGCTCCACTGAAGGAAGGTCCAAAGCCTTCAGCACTTGTAGCTCACATATTAttgttgtttctattttctttggttCAGGAGCATTCATGTACCTTCACCCTTCTTCTGTTTTGTCCATGGACCAGGGGAAAGTGTCCACTGTGTTCTATATCATTGTGGTGCCCATGCTTAATCCTCTGATCTACAGCTTCAGGAACAAGGAGGTTAAAGTTGCCCTGAAGAAAAGCTTGAGCAGAAAAACATTTCCTGAGTTGAAGCCGTATTAA
- the LOC119537429 gene encoding olfactory receptor 8D2-like encodes MSTSNHSLVTVFILEGLTKQPELQLPLFLLFLGIYVVTVVGNLGMILLISVSSQLRSPMYYFLSHLSFIDFCYSTVITPKMLVNFVSEKNMISFLECLTQLYFFLIFVIAEGYLLTAMAYDRYVAICSPLLYNIVMSHRVCSTVMAVVYLLGLFGATVHTTLMSMLSFCGSHIVRHYFCDILPLLALSCSSTHTNEILLFIIGGVNTLAPTLAVLLSYAFILSSILHIRSTEGRSKAFGTCSSHLTAVGIFFGSITFMYFKPPSNNTMEQEKMSSVFYTTVIPMLNPLIYSLRNKDVKNALRKVVGGV; translated from the coding sequence ATGAGCACTTCAAACCATTCTTTAGTGACTGTGTTTATCCTTGAAGGGTTAACCAAGCAGCCAGAGCTCCAGCTGCCCCTCTTCCTCCTGTTCCTTGGAATATATGTGGTCACAGTGGTGGGGAACCTGGGCATGATCTTGTTAATTTCTGTCAGTTCTCAACTTCGCTCTCCAATGTATTATTTTCTCAGTCATTTGtcattcattgatttctgctacTCCACGGTCATTACTCCTAAGATGCTGGTGAACTTTGTGTCAGAGAAGAACATGATTTCCTTTCTGGAGTGCCTGActcagctttatttcttccttatttttgtaATTGCAGAAGGTTATCTTCTGACGGCCATGGCATATGACCGTTATGTTGCCATCTGTAGCCCCCTGCTTTACAATATTGTCATGTCCCATAGGGTCTGTTCCACAGTGATGGCTGTGGTGTACTTACTGGGTTTGTTTGGGGCCACAGTCCATACTACCCTCATGTCAATGTTGTCCTTCTGTGGGTCTCATATTGTCCGTCATTATTTTTGTGATATTCTGCCCCTGTTGGCTCTTTCTTGCTCTAGTACCCACACCAATGAGATACTGCTGTTTATTATTGGAGGAGTTAATACCTTAGCACCTACCCTGGCTGTCCTCCTCTCTTATGCTTTCATCCTCTCCAGTATCCTCCATATTCGCTCCACTGAGGGCCGGTCCAAAGCCTTTGGCACTTGCAGCTCCCATCTCACAGCTGTGGGAATCTTCTTTGGGTCTATAACATTCATGTATTTCAAGCCCCCTTCTAACAATACTATGGAGCAGGAGAAGATGTCCTCTGTGTTCTACACCACGGTGATCCCCATGCTGAATCCCCTgatctacagcctgaggaacaaggatgTAAAAAATGCACTAAGGAAGGTGGTTGGGGGAGTATAG